TGCTGTGGTACAGAACATACCCAAGTAAAAGAAGAATATCTGCTTAAAAAGTGAGCACCCAATTGTAGGCTAAGGTTGTCAAAGCCTAATAGATTCTATagtctctttctcttttaagtGGATTAGTGTtaggtaaaaaataaaaacttcttgTATTGTGACATGTAGCTGTAGTATAGGAAAGATGATTAGAAAGCCTTTGTCTTAGGAACAACCcaatgcactagtacaggctgggggtcgaactgctgaagagcagctctgcagagagagacctgggagtcctgattgatagtaaactaaacatgagccagtaatgtgccctcgtggccaagaaggccaatggcatcctgggatgcatcaagaagagtgtggccagcagatcgagggagattcttctccccctctactctgccctggtgaggcttcatctggagcattgtgtccagttctgggctcctcagctcaagagagacggggaagtgctggagagagtccagtgcagggccaccaagatgatcaggggactggaacatctttcatatgaggaaaggctgcaggaactggggctgtttagtctggaaaagaggagactgagggaagatcttattaacatttataaatatctaaagggtgggtgtcaggaggttgggacatcccttttttctatagtagatagcaacaggacaaggggtaatgggatgaagctggaacaaaagaagtttcacttaaatataagaaaaaactatttcactggaacaggctgcccagaggggttgtggaggctccttccttggaggtcttcaagacgcgcctggacgtgttcctatgcgacctgttctaggtggacctgcttctgcaggggggttggactagatgatctctaaaggtctcttccaacccctaacattctacgattctatgaattgAAATGAAGCAAATGAGAATTACCTGAAGATTCATGGTTGGGCACTTAATCTTTGTCTACTTCAAAATGCATTACTCTATTATGTTTGAAAAGATTTTCCATATAAAAGAACAACTTAAAAGGTACACCTACTAAAATAGTTATCTTGTGTCTCTTTACTGCAAAGGCCGTAGAAAATCTCAGTTTTTTTGAATTGCTGAAACCCAGCAGCTCGAGTATGAGCACTGGTATCAGGTATTCTGAAGTACCCATGGAGTCAAATAGTATCAGTTCATTCCTATGTGTTGTGGCCCATGATTTCTAGTTAAAGTAAATATTCAGTACTTTAAAAGTGTTTTGtcacaaaatagaaaaatgactgaaatgCTTTAATAAATAGTGCTCAGTGTGTTTGTACTTCCCTTTTATAAaactatttaaataaataaaccaggGATTTTACGTGTCTTTGTTAGCACTAGCATTTATTCAGGCTCAAATCTCCAATCTCATTTATTCTTAAATGGGTTATTGTAATGTATTTCACATTGCAAATACTTtgttatgcttttaaaatggtAGATGTATAAGTGTACTATTTAATatattctattttttcttttccagtttctcaAACAATTGGGTATACATCCCGACTGGCAATTTGTAGATGTTTATGGTATGGAACCAGAACTACTTAGCATGGTGCCAAGACCTGTCTGTGCCgtgctgcttctctttccaATAACAGAAAAGGTAAATGTTTATTTAATAGTCAGCTGATCACTTTTGCTGTAAATGAAATGGGAATAAACAGTTGGAATCTTGTGCTTTGGTGTCATAACAGAACCGAGATGAGATTCAAACCTTATTTAAAAGActtcttaaataaaaacaacaataaaacacATGCTTCAAAACCTTCTTTCGATAATCTCATGTATGTAtttccaatttctttttcaagttgGAGTGGGAAAAGCTAATGTAGAAGCATGGGGAAATATGCCTCACATTTTTCTATTACAGATAATTAAAGGTATGAAATGGCtcagttctgctgcttttaGCAGAAAGCTACAATAGTTAAGCAAATTAAGAGGTAAGGTGTAGGTCTATATTAAATGCCACTACTTTCTGAATTTTCATACTGTTACACTGACAAAACTTCAATCCATTTCCAGTTCAGTCATCAGTACTAAAATAGCTTCTGCTGCTTGGACAAATGGGGCGTATTTCTAAGATGAAAGATAATTTCTGCCCCCTACCCCACCCTCGCCTTCTTCCTCTAGTTAGACCTTGAAATAATTGATTTGGATAAGCCTTCAAGTCTGCTTGTTTTGCAACATATACTTTTACACAGAGAAGACATCCATCTTACTCATCTCCTTTGTTTTGTAGTTGAAATATGATTTGTACTGATCTTTCATTTCATGAAAATCTTAAGTGATGGAGATTGAGTCAATCAAAAGGTTTGAGGTGAATCAGCCCAAACTTCGTCCTTTTAATGtgcctctcaaaaaaaaaaaaagtggttcaTAAGGAAAAAAGTTAACTATTAAAGCTTAACTTCTATAACAAAACCTGTTTAGAGAGAAGAGTGACTAGGTCAGTCCTTTTACTCATTAGATCCCATAAACTTTTGTGTTCTCAGTGTCTCCAAGACAGCTATGTAGGCAGTCTTTTCCAGACTTGATTTCAGCCACCCTGAGAGTTGTGAATTTAAGAAAAACCCATCACCTATCTTCAGAAAATTTCCTTTCTGGCAACTTTGAGGAGTTGTTTTCTACGTGCTGTGGTTTCTGTCTGGCTGCCTGAGCTACAGGTCTGAGCTCTTTCTATGACTGTCACCTTTCTCTTGCCTCTCTGCCTGTCCAAACTTCCTTTCTTGGATCACGCTATGGGAGCATCATCCCATGGGAAAGAATAgtcttcttctttttccagaaaGTGTATCTGATTTCATTCTGAGGAAGCATATGGCAAACAGAACCAGAGAAACAGCATGTGTTCTGTTGCATCAGTCAACCAAATTTGACCACCAGCCAAATATTTGAGATTTTCTCCAGCATGTTAATCCTTTAGAAACATAAGGGGTACAAGTGTTTCTATCAACTGTTTAGCCTGGGTATGTGAAGGCTGAATCTTCCAGTTGAAgtcaaaatgttctgaaacTGTTGTTGTTTAGTGTGAACTCTGCAAGTCTCTTGAgcattattttgtatttctggGGTAGGTTACTCCTCCTCAGTCTCCCTTTCAATATGgccttttatttttgcttttaattaatttattatttacttATGGTTCTTGTCTGTGTCCACACTTATTGCAAGCGTGCCTCTTAATTTTGCTGCTCTTGTATACAGTTTTCTATCATGTCTTTGTTCTTCTGTCTAGaagttcttttctttcatgtttcctatatatcacagaatcttaagggttggaagggaccttgaaagatcatttagtccaaatccctgccagagcaggaccacctagagtaggtcacataggaacttgtcctgGTGGCTTTTGAATGTCAATTTACTTGAACTTGTTTTTAGGGCAAGATAGTCTCATTAACATACAGATAATCTTAGGGTTATTGTGAAGTTTAAAGGTCAATGATTTTGTTAGTCCGCATTTTAAGTTCTAGACAGAGTGAATATTGTGAGTGTTGGGTGTTTTGGACATGATCCAATGAATACGTATCATAGGATAGGTTGGGTTAGGAAGGACTTCTTGAAGTGATGTGGTCTAACCCTTGCTGAAAATCATAATTTCAGTATTCTcaacatttatatatttatttttgccaTGGAGTTGATTTTGGTTGGCCAGGAGTGAATGGCAGCTATATTGTTTACCTTTTGAATTATCTGAATTTTTATCTGCTTATGCtctatgaattttttttctcagttaaggATATATTTGTTTCTGTAAATTCTGTTCTGATGGTACATAGAGTCTGAGAGAAACTTCTTGTGGgttttcagaaataattatttgaTAACAGTTTAAACTTTTGTCatagttttgttgttttttttggtttttttcataaaagtATATGCgtttttttatttgcaaaagagGAACAAAGAGCAGCATTGTCTGGTacatttgcagttttctttcattcatgtttgagatgaaaatatataaataatttttaaaaacccaacaaaaccaacaaactaTAAAACTCCAATCAGTCAAACAATTAAAACACTCCCccacaaaccacaaaaaacttAACACACTGTTTCACAATATAAGAGATTTTAGTCAGTTATGGTCTTCACATTACTTTAGATTGTTCAATCAAGCTGTATTGTTTTactacagaaaataaacattcaCTTTATGAATATTGCTTTTGAAGGGCCTGTTTTGCGGCTGTGAgcatttcttttatatttatacatgtgtatatatatatatatatctttttcACTTTatattcctggaaaaaaaatgaaatgtggaAATAGAACTTGTAAGAATGCTTCATGCTGATTAGACACACAAAGTATTATGGTTTTCTTTATAGCACCTTGAGACATCTGTCCTTAAAAGGTTATTGTTAGGTTGAAGAGATGGTGACAGGTGCTCAGATTAAGGAAATATTGTGAACAGTTTTGACATTCTGTTAGTTAGCACTTATTCCAAAATTATGTTTCAAGTGTGACTGACATTTGGCTACTGACAAGGCATTggtttaagaaacaaaataaagctgTTCAACTGAGTAATTTTACATATACTTGTTGGACCACATGTGTTGTTTCAAGTTACAAATtgaattttgatttttattggTTAgctattcctttttttaaaattacttttgctCAAATAGTGTGGCCAGTATCTATTTGTACTGTTTTTGAAATATAATCTGTAACTTTTCATCTAGTATGAAACCTTCAgaacagaagaagaagagagaataAAAGCTAAAGGGCAAGATGTCAAATCATCAGTGTATTTCATCAAGCAGACCATTAACAATGCTTGTGGAACAATTGGACTAATTCATGCTATTGCAAACAACAGAGATAAAATGAACTTTGGTAAGTTTTGTTGGTTGGtggcttttgttgttgttgacttttttcctttttttttctttttccttaactGTGGGAAGGCATGGAGGGAAGGATACATTTTGTACTATTTTCTCTGAATATAACCATTTATAAAGCACAATCACTATTCAGGAAGCATTTATTATAAAAAGAAGCGTAATTATAAAAAAGAGTATTTCAGGCTAATCCATGAACTAAAGCACTGAAAACATTGCAAACTGCATCAAGCAGCAATTCCTCTTGCCATCAGCCTTCAGTATATGAAAGATACAATGTAATAGCATCTTTAAATCTTTTATTGGATATAAGCATTGTGTAAGCTTCCAATGAAGCTGAAGCTTTACTCTAATCATgtgtcttttctatttttttaagaaactaattcttcactgaaaaagTTCCTAGAAGATTCATTATCTATGACTCCTGAAGAGAGGGCCAAATATCTAGAAACTTATGAAGTTAGTATTAtgtgttttttacttttatttaaaatgataTAAGAGTTGCCTGCATGAGCAAGTACTGTCTTAGGATTTCATCCAGTGAATACTTAATTCAGTTTTACATATGAGCTTGTGAGCAGACAGTTGCTACAAAGAGCACCCTGCCCTGGTAATTTAAAGTATTCCTACCTGCCCAAAGATTAGTCAGCAGAATGGATTTTGTCAGTGCTCCTCATCCATATTAATTCACTGGCTTAGTTTAAAATTACTTGGAAATGGATGAGAAATATGGGTGGGTTCAGGATGCTGTTTATTGGTCAATTTAAGCTGATCTGGTACTATTGATGAAACAGTGGCCCTTCTGCTGGGTCATTTGTGCCTTTTAGTCATCTCTTTAATGGTTTTAATGGCTTTAATGGTTTGGGGCACACAAAGAGATGATTTGGCTGAAATACAATCTTCCCCACCACCCCAAATAATTAGATCAGCTAGCTGACAGGGTGATTAGCCAGATCATTAGTGCTGTTTGAAAAGATGCAACAGAAACATCTGGCCAAGGGTGGAAAGGGAGAGTAATGCTGTTGCCTGTGAACATAACAATGATCCTCtctcaaaatgaaaatgaaaatcttgATGATTTCCAAGTCTGAGTTCAATTTCAGCACATTGTGTAGCCCTCAGGAATATAGTGTTAACATGTGGCTGCGGGAAATAGTAACAAACAGAAACGGTAGAGATTTGATGATAGTTTCTGTAGAAATGTTAGACATAAAATCTCTGATCAGAGCTTCTATCTAAAGTATTTTGTCTGCTCAAGAAGTGATATATTAAAAGTGCTATTACAAGCTGCTAAGTGTTTGATTTTAATTAACTGTGGTGAAACTGAAATACTGATCTTCCAAGATCCTTGGAAGTGAAGATTATTTGTTTATTAACTTGTTGTGTATTTATTACAAGCACTGAACAAAAATAGTAACATCTATGGCATTTGGTAAAATGAAGAGCATAGAGTGATGCTTGAAACATTGGAAATCTCTCATTTGAAGTCTGATTGAAGTAT
Above is a window of Colius striatus isolate bColStr4 chromosome 1, bColStr4.1.hap1, whole genome shotgun sequence DNA encoding:
- the UCHL3 gene encoding ubiquitin carboxyl-terminal hydrolase isozyme L3, yielding MEPELLSMVPRPVCAVLLLFPITEKYETFRTEEEERIKAKGQDVKSSVYFIKQTINNACGTIGLIHAIANNRDKMNFETNSSLKKFLEDSLSMTPEERAKYLETYEAIRVTHESSAHEGQTEAPSIDEKVDLHFIALVNVGGHLYELDGRKPFPINHGETSDDSFLEDAIEVCKKFMERDPEELRFNAIALSAA